One genomic region from Drosophila busckii strain San Diego stock center, stock number 13000-0081.31 chromosome 3R, ASM1175060v1, whole genome shotgun sequence encodes:
- the LOC108602005 gene encoding fatty-acid amide hydrolase 2-A, whose protein sequence is MSLWKIIIEALLTLVHILTDRLLEFTLGWYLGPHKRVATPQSIDQQVILTKSAVDLAKQIRERQLKSYDIVKAYIERIEIVNVELNAVVDGPFTEALEQAKQIDKKLAENAYTEEQLKALPFLGVPFTTKDSTAVAGKRHTLGLQSRKDERAKEDAKCVRLMKESGAIIIATSNVPEVNKWIESRNMLIGCTKNPYDLRRSVGGSSGGEAALIAACSTGFGLGTDIGGSIRIPSFNCGIFGHKPSSGVVNMAGCTFRTGKEKQTMVCAGPMSRNATDLRPILQVLVEPEQRSVLKLSQPVDLKRLRYFYVPNIGMKQCNPINRETERVMYKVRSHFKSLCGQEVALASIPETQLTAKMWRYWMTQEPANFNLLLGNGVELNPFIELFKKLLGQSEYSMAAIYSLIDSVLPKEKESVICTASQKCKQYLQQLLGDNGVLFFHSSPRTAPFHYYPLVKFSDFSYFSLFNVLHLPATQVPMGLDVNGMPLGIQVVANDKNDRLCLAVAEELERVFGGWVPPFSLKK, encoded by the coding sequence ATGTCGTTGTGGAAAATCATTATTGAGGCCCTATTGACCCTTGTGCACATTTTAACCGATCGACTTTTGGAGTTTACACTCGGCTGGTATCTTGGTCCGCACAAACGTGTCGCAACGCCGCAAAGCATCGACCAACAGGTTATCTTAACCAAAAGTGCGGTTGACTTGGCAAAGCAAATACGCGAGCGTCAGCTCAAGAGTTACGACATCGTTAAAGCATATATCGAACGCATCGAAATTGTAAATGTTGAGCTAAATGCAGTGGTCGATGGCCCATTTACGGAGGCGCTGGAGCAGGCAAAGCAAATCGATAAGAAGCTCGCTGAAAATGCATACACGGAAGAACAGTTGAAGGCTTTGCCTTTTCTGGGTGTACCCTTCACCACGAAGGATAGTACAGCAGTGGCGGGCAAGCGGCACACGCTGGGCTTGCAATCACGCAAGGATGAGCGGGCAAAGGAAGATGCTAAGTGCGTACGTCTGATGAAGGAGAGTGGAGCTATCATCATTGCTACCAGCAATGTGCCAGAAGTAAACAAGTGGATTGAGTCACGCAATATGCTCATTGGGTGCACCAAAAACCCTTACGATCTGCGGCGCTCTGTGGGTGGCTCATCTGGAGGTGAAGCGGCGCTGATTGCAGCCTGCAGTACAGGCTTTGGTCTGGGCACGGATATAGGAGGCTCCATACGCATACCGTCATTTAATTGCGGCATTTTTGGACACAAACCTAGCTCTGGAGTGGTTAACATGGCGGGCTGCACATTCCGCACCGGCAAAGAGAAGCAAACAATGGTGTGTGCCGGTCCAATGTCGCGCAATGCCACGGACTTGCGGCCTATATTGCAGGTGCTGGTGGAGCCGGAGCAGCGCAGCGTTCTAAAGCTCAGCCAGCCAGTAGACCTTAAGCGTCTGCGTTACTTCTATGTGCCCAACATTGGTATGAAGCAATGCAATCCCATTAATCGGGAAACTGAGCGGGTTATGTACAAGGTGCGTAGCCACTTTAAATCGCTCTGCGGGCAGGAAGTGGCGTTGGCAAGCATTCCAGAAACACAGCTAACTGCAAAAATGTGGCGATACTGGATGACTCAAGAGCCTGCCAATTTTAATCTTCTTCTTGGCAATGGGGTTGAGTTGAATCCTTTTATAGAGCTATTTAAGAAACTGTTGGGCCAGAGCGAGTACAGCATGGCAGCGATATATTCATTGATAGATAGTGTGCTGCCCAAAGAAAAGGAGTCCGTTATCTGCACAGCTTCCCAAAAGTGCAAGCAGTACCTGCAGCAGTTGCTAGGCGACAATGGTGTACTGTTTTTTCACAGTTCGCCTCGTACTGCTCCCTTTCATTACTATCCGCTAGTTAAGTTTTCAGACTTCAGTTACTTTAGCTTGTTCAATGTACTGCATTTGCCAGCAACTCAGGTGCCCATGGGATTGGATGTAAATGGCATGCCCCTTGGCATACAGGTTGTGGCCAATGACAAAAACGATCGCCTGTGCTTAGCAGTGGCCGAGGAGCTGGAACGCGTGTTTGGCGGCTGGGTACCACCTTTTTCATTAAAGAAATAA
- the LOC108603956 gene encoding dihydroxyacetone phosphate acyltransferase: MKSADKNDAPTAPASAAADYMRNFKNIIAPGAESSMTREFKPQVAYEFERYLNPQKLKHHVLKSEKLASLLEYYAQQTQQPLKQLQQQAQAIIDEIGLDRNMAIIRWCGIAITAIGKRICDGIYVNSASMANVRKDMGRCPVLYLPSHRSYMDFILMSYICYYYDIEIPGIAAGMDFHSMFGMGTMLRKTGAFFMRRSFSNDELYWDIFREYMYALVAHYHIGVEFFIEGTRSRNFKALVPKVGLLSMALLPYFTGDVPDVMIVPVSVAYERVLEEQLFVYELLGVPKPKESTKGFFKALKIIDERFGKMFLDFGEPISVREFFGHNGGERIRRAGISGSLQKLNRQEIDLVKQLATEIIYQQQRRIVISTFNLLSLYYASQLYGQRSVNIDELSRGILHLKRIFEQLGAHVSVSAKSIKADVIDAVEIHSNIVQFRVARLQFTPLAAEQLAAKIDMRRLKAHALSPATMAVAVPMLALQLYINPCLFWLARPAYLLLAALKQQRQQRSDISLGSYNETLAALHSHVATMDALFQHEFIVESNREAVEFETHLKLLLDEQVLHLDESNGNVKVQDNECSRVILAALAPFLCLYYQLALALRQWTHRGEFSSNELLVRVQQHVELLLQAPGAAAAHVHPYCLALDNLNIAILSFVQSGYLVKNRESGLMSIASNAPDKCLRQLELQLHEYCQLMPFTQYSTAASEQAQSHMAKL, translated from the exons ATGAAAAGCGCAGACAAAAATGACGCACCAACAGCGCCAGCTTCAGCAGCTGCCGACTATATGCGGAATTTTAAGAACATTATAGCGCCTGGCGCTGAGTCGTCCATGACTAGGGAGTTCAAACCACAAGTGGCCTACGAGTTTGAACGCTATCTGAATccgcaaaagctaaagcatcATGTGTTGAAAAGCGAAAAATTGGCTTCGCTCCTGGAGTACTATGCCCAACAGACGCAGCAGCcgttaaagcagctgcaacaacaagcacaagccATTATCGATGAGATTGGACTGGATAGAAATATGGCCATTATCCGATGGTGCGGCATTGCAATAACAGCCATAGGCAAACGTATCTGCGATGGCATCTATGTAAACTCAGCCAGCATGGCGAATGTGCGCAAGGATATGGGCCGTTGCCCGGTGCTCTACCTGCCCAGTCATCGCAGCTATATGGATTTTATACTGATGAGTTATATATGCTATTACTATGATATAGAAATACCCGGCATTGCAGCCGGCATGG ACTTTCATTCAATGTTCGGAATGGGTACAATGCTACGAAAGACAGGTGCCTTTTTTATGCGGCGTTCCTTCTCCAACGATGAGCTCTACTGGGATATTTTTCGCGAGTATATGTATGCTTTGGTAGCTCACTATCACATAGGCGTGGAGTTCTTCATTGAAGGCACGCGATCTCGTAATTTTAAGGCGCTGGTGCCGAAGGTGGGATTGTTGTCAATGGCGCTGTTACCTTATTTCACGGGCGACGTGCCCGACGTGATGATAGTGCCCGTTAGCGTGGCATATGAGCGTGTGCTGGAGGAGCAGCTGTTTGTATACGAGTTACTAGGCGTGCCCAAGCCCAAAGAATCTACTAAGGGCTTCTTTAAGGCGCTTAAGATAATTGACGAGCGCTTTGGCAAAATGTTTCTTGACTTTGGCGAGCCAATTTCAGTACGTGAGTTCTTCGGCCATAATGGCGGTGAGCGCATACGACGTGCCGGCATAAGCGGCTCACTGCAAAAGCTAAACCGCCAAGAGATCGACCTCGTGAAACAGCTGGCTACAGAGATAatctatcagcagcagcgtcgcatTGTCATTagtacatttaatttacttagctTATACTATGCTAGTCAGTTGTATGGACAACGGAGCGTTAACATCGATGAACTGTCACGTGGGATATTGCATCTAAAACGCATCTTTGAGCAACTGGGCGCACATGTCAGCGTCAGTGCGAAAAGCATCAAGGCGGATGTCATCGATGCCGTTGAAATTCACAGCAATATTGTGCAATTTCGTGTGGCTCGGTTGCAATTTACGCCTCTGGCGGCCGAGCAGCTAGCAGCCAAAATCGATATGCGTCGCTTGAAGGCACATGCACTGAGTCCAGCCACAATGGCAGTGGCTGTGCCAATGCTGGCACTGCAGCTTTATATAAATCCCTGCTTGTTTTGGTTGGCCAGACCCGCCTACTTGTTGTTGGCGGCTctcaagcagcagcgtcagcagcgtaGCGACATTAGCTTGGGTTCGTATAACGAAACACTGGCGGCGCTGCACAGTCATGTGGCCACCATGGATGCTTTGTTCCAACACGAGTTTATAGTGGAGTCGAATCGTGAGGCTGTAGAGTTTGAAACGCATTTGAAACTGTTGCTGGATGAGCAGGTTCTGCATCTGGATGAGTCAAATGGCAACGTTAAGGTTCAGGACAATGAATGTTCGCGTGTCATACTGGCTGCACTGGCGCCATTTCTATGTCTTTACTACCAACTGGCATTGGCCCTAAGACAG TGGACACACAGAGGTGAATTTAGCTCGAATGAGCTGCTGGTGCGCGTGCAGCAGCATGTGGAGCTACTGTTGCAAGCACCGGGCGCTGCAGCCGCCCATGTGCATCCGTATTGCCTGGCATTAGACAATTTGAACATAGCTATTTTGTCTTTCGTACAGAGCGGCTATCTAGTCAAGAATCGTGAGAGCGGCTTAATGAGCATTGCCAGCAATGCGCCGGACAAGTGCTTGAGGCAGCTGGAACTACAATTGCATGAATATTGCCAGCTAATGCCGTTCACCCAGTACTCGACGGCCGCCAGCGAGCAGGCACAATCACATATGGCCAAGTTATAA